In Triticum urartu cultivar G1812 chromosome 6, Tu2.1, whole genome shotgun sequence, the following proteins share a genomic window:
- the LOC125517211 gene encoding sterile alpha motif domain-containing protein 1-like: MSAASATSPGPIPGRHISAADSLLQSRGATLPAPRPTSPRLLPRPAGPEAGPPGPGSARRRQVVPRLAPVVFSASGRRPDRQRRRLRRAAPPRVLLAGAPRDACSAAAMQRRRAAQAGRRLLRPCLTGLRRSPPPWPSATASSTPPRLPCASGDLAGPGRRPVPDPAGWDEIHPVRQPNTPPEPGSPRPASPRPVFRGAGR; encoded by the exons atgtccgccgcctcAGCCACGTCGCCCGGACCAATCCCGGGGCGACACATCAGCGCCGCCGACTCCCTCCTCCAATCCCGCGGTGCCACGTTGCCCGCGCCGCGCCCCACCTCACCACGCCTCCTCCCGCGGCCCGCTGGACCCGAGGCgggcccgcccgggcccggatCTGCCCGCCGCCGCCAAGTAGTCCCGCGCCTCGCGCCCGTTGTCTTCTCCGCCTCCGGTCGCCGGCCGGATCGCCAGCGCCGCCGCTTgcggcgcgccgccccgccgcgtgTGCTCCTCGCCGGCGCCCCGCGGGACGCgtgctccgccgccgccatgcAACGTCGCCGCGCCGCCCAAGCCGGTCGCCGCCTCCTCCGACCGTGCCTCACCGGACTCCGGCGATCCCCGCCGCCCTGGCCGAGCGCCACCGCCTCCTCGACGCCGCCTCGGCTCCCGTGCGCCTCCGGCGACCTCGCCGGAcccggccgccgccccgtcccaGATCCGGCCGGGTGGGATGAGATCCACCCGGTCCGCCAACCAAACACGCCGCCCGAGcccggatctcctcgtcccgCATCACCCCGTCCAGTTTTCAGAGG agccgggagatga